TGTTCTTCAATAGGAAATGTCTCGCGCAGGATAGCCTGCGAAATGGGGATTAATGCTCCTCCGCCGATCCCCTGAATTACGCGGTAGATAATCATTTCTTCAAAGCTGGTCGCTATTCCGCAGAAGATGGAACCTATTGTGAAGAGGAGCATCGAAAGCAGGTAGAAGTTCCTTCGGCCAAGCAGTGAACTCCACCAGCCGGCCATAGTGACCATGATGATTTCCGCTATACTGTAGCTGGTTGCTACCCAGGTGATGGATGAAACACTGGTTCCGAAACTTCCCATCATATGGGACATGGAGACATTGACCACGCTGGTATCCATAACCGCGATAAAAGCTCCCAGCATGACGGTTATGGCTATGGTCCACCGCTCTGCTGCTGATGTTTCTTCCGGTGATTTAAAACTGGACAACTTTATCCCCTTTGTTCGGAAGAAGCGATCTGTTGATTTTCGTTTTTCTTAGAAGATATATCCACACTGGGTATTACTGACATGCCCGGTGCGAGAGAGTAAGCCAATTCAGGATTGTCGAACACGATTTTAACCGGAACGCGCTGGACAACTTTGATAAAGTTTCCGGCAGCATTTTCCGGTGGCAGCAGTGTGAACCGTGAACCTGTTCCTCGCTGGATTGAGTCGACATGACCGCTGAAATCAATACCGGGAAAAGAGTCTATATCAATATCAACATGCTGGCCCTCGCGCATATCCTTAATCTGGGTTTCCTTGAAGTTTGCAATAATCCAGACTTCGGGACTGACCAGATTAAGCAGTTTTTGCCCGGCCATGACGTAGTTTCCGGACTCGACTGTTTTTTTGGTAATGTACCCGGAACAAGGAGCCGTAATCCGGGTATAAGACAAGTTCAGTTTGGCCTGCCTTACCTGTGCTTCGGCCTCTTTCAGTTTGGCTTTTCGCATTTCACTTTGGGCAAAAGCCTGTTGCAGTTTACTGGCTGCCGCTTCAATCCCGGCCTGTGCTTCCAGTATCTTAGCATTTTGCGTATGAATATTGGATTCGGCAGATCTCAAATTGGCGCGGGCCATTTTTTCCTGAGCTTTAGCATGATCATATTCCTGAATACTGACAGCTCCGGCTTTGGCTATCCGGCTGATCCTGTTCAGGTCGTTTGAATCACGAAAATGTCCGGCCTCGGCTTCGCTTACCTGTGCCTGATATCTGGAGAGCACTGCGGTCTGGGATGACAACTCGGCTTGTTTCTGGGTCAATTCCTCCCGGGCAGCGACGATCAGAGCTTCCGCCTCCTTAACTGTTGCATTCGCAGATGCCATGCGGGCTTCTGCAATCTCAAGCGCTACCTGATAGTTTCGGGTATCTATTTCAGCAAGAAGTTGTCCTTTTTGAATTTTTTGGTTGTCTGATACAAATACTTTTGAAACATGGCCGGAAATTCTAGGACTTATTGAAACTACATGGGCTTCAATGAAAGCATCGTCTGTAGATTCGTGGTTGATTGCATGTTTATAGAAAGGATATGCGACAGCTATTCCCAGGATCAGTACGAAGATGCAGGACAGAATGGTAATTCTGAGCTTCTTGCCTGAGAGTTTCTTTATCTTTTTATTCTGTTGTTTTTGTGCTGACTCTTGATTCATAGTTTTAACCTGATTTGTATGGCTTATTATTTTTATATCTATTTGTTTTCCGGTTTAAGGGCTTTCAGAACAAAATGGCATGCGTGCTCACAAAATTCTTCATGATCAAGCCCTTCCGGTGGAAATATGGATATTGAACGGATGAAACTCGGGATATACTGGGAAGTAAATCTGGGGCAGGAATCCTCGAATTCCCCCGCTTCAACCCCTTCCTCTATAACTGTTTGGATTATTCCCCATAATTCAATTCTTATATCCTGCCATTCCCCGCCCTCTGGAAAGTGCATAACCCGGCTCAGTAAATGCGCATTAGTCGCTTTCATAAACATATAGGAAGACATCTCCCTGATGATGCTCACCATCTTTTCAGTAGGAGCAAGATCCTTTTGATCGGTATATGTTCTCAGCTTATCAACCAGAATTGAAAATCCCCTGAAAAGTACAGCGAAGTAGAGGTCATCTTTATTTTTAAAGTAAAGATAGAGGGTGCCTTTTCCTACTCTTGCGGAATGTGCGACATCGCTTAACAGCACTTTATGAAAAGCCTGATTGGCGAACATTTCTGCGGCAGTATCCAAGATTCGGGTTTCTTTTTCGGAATATTTTTTCATGTTTTTGAGCTCATATATTTTTGTACAGGTCCGTATTTAGCTTCAGAACTGACTGGTCAGTTTTGAAGTGATATGAAATAAGGTCAGCGATCAAAAGTGTCAAAGACTGACTCTGGGTACTGTATGATTCTTTTCAGGGTATTCGATTCAATTGAATTTAATTGCCGGATTATTCAATATAAAAATACGGATATGATATTTCATTCATCCTCTTTGTAAATTTATAGTAAAATTTCATCAGAAGTTCTCTCGTACACTAAAATTGTCTGTAATATTTTATGAGGAAGAAAGAGAGTAGTAACATATAGGGCCAACTTATGTTTTTCTTGACACTGAAAGCCTTTATTCAATATCTCCTCCTGACAGTCTGTACTTGGAGTGATATGTGATATGAAGCGTTGCTTTTCTTGGATATTTTTCTTCGCGTTAGTGTGGTCTGCTATACCTGCCTTAATGCCAACGAGCTCTGCTTCTGCCCAAACCAGCGCTCAATCTGCGCAACTTTTCTTTCAAGACAGGCAGGTTGACCCTTTAGAGGGGGAGTTGGTTCCCAGACTGTTGCATTCAAAGGATGCACCCGAACCTGAAATTTCTAAAGATGCTTTATCGGTATCAGCCTTCGCTAAAAAACTGACCAGACTCTTTTCATTTACTGCTGCTGTTGAAGCGGAAGAATACGATTACTATGTCGTCCAGTTTAGCGGCCCGGTTCAAGGAAAATGGAAAGATTCTCTTACCAGTCTCGGCGCAGTCTTTTATGATTACATTCCCCAGCATGCTTTCATCATTAAATTAGCTAATTCCAAAGTAGATACAGTAGAGAGCTGCAATTTTGTCCGGTGGATAGGCGAGTATGAACCGGATTTGAAATTGTCAGGTAGGATTTTTGATATTGTCCCGGATGATCTTAAAGAGAAATGTGGGATAGTTGAACTTCGGGTCTTGGCATTTTCAGGAGAGGACCGAGATTCTCTGATAAGCAGCATACAAGCCAAAGGAGGAACTGTTCTGTATTTCAATTCTTCGGAATGGGGGATACGGATCGGAGTTGATATTCCTGTTCAGAATATAGTAAAATTAAAGAATATCAAAGGCGTTAAGTGGATTGAGAAAGCTCCGGATTACCAGACAGACAATAACATATCCACCGGAATAATTGAAGCGCGACATGAGCAGGGAAAGGTCTGGAGCGTTTCGGGCAGTACGTTGTATGGCAAGGGACAGATCGTTGGCGTCTGTGACAGCGGCATAGATACGGGTGATCCTAATGACATGCACATGGATTTTAGTGACGGACATGGATCAAGCCGGGTCACTAATACCGTTTTCGACAAAGCCAGCACCAAGGACTACAGCGGGCATGGAACCCATGTTGCAGGAATTGTTGCAGGGAATGGTCTTGCTTCCGGTGCTTCCCCGCAATCAGATTTCTTTCCGTCTACCTGCTATGCCGGGATTGCGCCTGAGGCAGAATTGTATTTCCAATCTGTTGGAGCTGATGATGGTAGTTCCAAATTACCGGGAATTCCATCTGATTTGTCACAGCTTTTCCAGCCGGCCTATGACGCCGGAGCGCGTATCCATACAAACAGTTGGGGGACTGCCGGGGCGGGGAGTTATGACAGCGAAAGTGTGTCTGTTGACCAGTTTATGTGGGATAATAAAAATTTTTTAGTACTCTATGCTGCAGGTAATGCCGGGTACGATAAGGATATGGACGGAGTAATTGATCCCTATTGTATCGATTCTCCGGCTACTGCTAAAAATTGTCTTTCGGTGGGAGCTTCAGAATCATATCGCATAGGTGCTTCTGAAGGTTTTTCAACTGTAGGGTATGGTCAATTTCGAACTTATGCAGAGCCCGTTGCTTCTGATTTGTTTGCAGATAAGCCATATGGTCTTGCTGCATTCTCCAGCCGTGGCCCGACACTTGATAGAAGATATAAACCTGAGGTTGTCGCACCCGGAACCAATATTTTGTCCACCCGTTCATCCGTACAGCTTGGAAATGGTTGGGGGGCTTTTAATGATGATTATTATTGGTCCGGTGGAACGAGTATGGCAACTCCACTTGTTGCCGGTATGGCTGCGTTAATGCGGGAATACTTAATAGAAGAGGAAGGGCTTGAAGATCCTAGCGCGGCACTGGTGAAGACCGGTATCATCCATGGTGCGGTGTCGCTTTCTCCCGGGCAGTACGGCACCGAATCCTATCGCGAAATATCTGGATGTCCCGATTTTTCGCAGGGCTGGGGCAGGGTCGATCTGGAATCTTCTCTTAATTCCGATGATAGCTGCGAAATCGAATATTATGATATTAAAACACCTGCTCCTGTCGATGGTTCATATGTGAGGACGTTTTCATTTGATGTTGCCAATAGCGGCAAGCCGTTTAAAGCTACTCTCGGATGGACAGATTATCCGGGGTCGGCAGCTGCCTACGGAGGTCTTGTTAATGATCTCGATCTGCGGGTTCGAAAGCCTGATGGCACATGGGTCTATCCGGATAACGCAGTCGGTTTGAGCTTATTAACCAGATCTGTATATGTTACTTCGGTTTCGGGTTTTTACAAAGAAAGCGTAACCGGACTGCTCCTTACTCCACCGTCCTATCCATGTGTATTGGAATCAGTCGCTTTGCCTTTCAGTAACAGTGGCAGCCTGTCTTCAGAAGTTGATATTGTTGTCTACCGGTACGATGGAGGGGTCGGAGCGGAGCTTTTCAGAAAGTCTTTTGCATACATTCCTTCCGGAGAATATGCCTTGCCGGTGGGGTTGACTGTTTCGTCTGGAAATATAGTGGTTGCAGTCGAAAAGAATAATACTTCATTGGGTGTATACTGCGACAATGGAAATCCGACTTCACGCGGTCTGGTTAAAACCGGCGGGATTTGGAAGGAAGCAGCATTTACCCCTGCTATCATAGCTAATTTCAGGACAATATCAGCTGCCACCAAGTCGGACCGGATCAACAATACGGAATCTGTCACTATCAACAATCCTGTGTCTGGAATTTATACAGCAGAAGTTTCTGCACACAGTGTACCTGTAGGTCCACAGCCATATGCCCTGGTTTTGAGCGGGATGATTGGCGATAAGCCCGTTGATGGACAAATTGAGATAAACTCGGAACAGCCCGATGCTCCTGTTGCCATTTTGCTGGATAAATCTGCTACTGAAAGTTCTGCTGAAATTACAAATGCCGGTTATGGAACATCT
Above is a genomic segment from Maridesulfovibrio sp. containing:
- a CDS encoding HlyD family secretion protein; the encoded protein is MNQESAQKQQNKKIKKLSGKKLRITILSCIFVLILGIAVAYPFYKHAINHESTDDAFIEAHVVSISPRISGHVSKVFVSDNQKIQKGQLLAEIDTRNYQVALEIAEARMASANATVKEAEALIVAAREELTQKQAELSSQTAVLSRYQAQVSEAEAGHFRDSNDLNRISRIAKAGAVSIQEYDHAKAQEKMARANLRSAESNIHTQNAKILEAQAGIEAAASKLQQAFAQSEMRKAKLKEAEAQVRQAKLNLSYTRITAPCSGYITKKTVESGNYVMAGQKLLNLVSPEVWIIANFKETQIKDMREGQHVDIDIDSFPGIDFSGHVDSIQRGTGSRFTLLPPENAAGNFIKVVQRVPVKIVFDNPELAYSLAPGMSVIPSVDISSKKNENQQIASSEQRG
- a CDS encoding S8 family serine peptidase; amino-acid sequence: MVPRLLHSKDAPEPEISKDALSVSAFAKKLTRLFSFTAAVEAEEYDYYVVQFSGPVQGKWKDSLTSLGAVFYDYIPQHAFIIKLANSKVDTVESCNFVRWIGEYEPDLKLSGRIFDIVPDDLKEKCGIVELRVLAFSGEDRDSLISSIQAKGGTVLYFNSSEWGIRIGVDIPVQNIVKLKNIKGVKWIEKAPDYQTDNNISTGIIEARHEQGKVWSVSGSTLYGKGQIVGVCDSGIDTGDPNDMHMDFSDGHGSSRVTNTVFDKASTKDYSGHGTHVAGIVAGNGLASGASPQSDFFPSTCYAGIAPEAELYFQSVGADDGSSKLPGIPSDLSQLFQPAYDAGARIHTNSWGTAGAGSYDSESVSVDQFMWDNKNFLVLYAAGNAGYDKDMDGVIDPYCIDSPATAKNCLSVGASESYRIGASEGFSTVGYGQFRTYAEPVASDLFADKPYGLAAFSSRGPTLDRRYKPEVVAPGTNILSTRSSVQLGNGWGAFNDDYYWSGGTSMATPLVAGMAALMREYLIEEEGLEDPSAALVKTGIIHGAVSLSPGQYGTESYREISGCPDFSQGWGRVDLESSLNSDDSCEIEYYDIKTPAPVDGSYVRTFSFDVANSGKPFKATLGWTDYPGSAAAYGGLVNDLDLRVRKPDGTWVYPDNAVGLSLLTRSVYVTSVSGFYKESVTGLLLTPPSYPCVLESVALPFSNSGSLSSEVDIVVYRYDGGVGAELFRKSFAYIPSGEYALPVGLTVSSGNIVVAVEKNNTSLGVYCDNGNPTSRGLVKTGGIWKEAAFTPAIIANFRTISAATKSDRINNTESVTINNPVSGIYTAEVSAHSVPVGPQPYALVLSGMIGDKPVDGQIEINSEQPDAPVAILLDKSATESSAEITNAGYGTSLEQVYSAKSSFRIQTTEESTVSVKYAVSGLPALKAQDMVLAKLLTSGTSLAFRYASYENYADGNWWLSDISGNYVDSNTTLDSSQSYYVVSVIKDGGPYDENSEKGVIDDPQILGAVKHSPAVAEHVDEKKDDKQVAETERLSGGTTGCTMGTDGDFGLVVLLLFSVLAMLPRYLARK
- a CDS encoding TetR/AcrR family transcriptional regulator; amino-acid sequence: MKKYSEKETRILDTAAEMFANQAFHKVLLSDVAHSARVGKGTLYLYFKNKDDLYFAVLFRGFSILVDKLRTYTDQKDLAPTEKMVSIIREMSSYMFMKATNAHLLSRVMHFPEGGEWQDIRIELWGIIQTVIEEGVEAGEFEDSCPRFTSQYIPSFIRSISIFPPEGLDHEEFCEHACHFVLKALKPENK